The genomic segment GGTGAAGCGCCCCCAGGCTCAGCCCTTCCGCCATGAGCAGGACGCCGGGATGCGGGTTGGGATGGCCGCGAACCCCGGCCTTGCTGTAGTAAGCCAAATCGTGCCCCGGTAGCCTCAGCCTCTGCGCTTTGGGGCTGAAATAGCTCGACAGGGCTCCGTCACTCGAGACGTCGTCGTTCATATCGTTAAGTAGCCATGCAAAAGAAATTGTGGAAGCTGCTCCCCTTGCCCTCGCCAGATTGTAACTCTTAGCCCTGAGAACTTCACAAGAACTTTTGTGTAGGTGCTTATCTTTGCATCATCGTTCTTTGCGCCGTGGGTCATGGCGACGAGTTTAACAGCTCCGCGGCTGTGCTAGATTGGCAGCGTGAGCCGTGCAGTCCAGACTTCGAGCGACAGTTCGAGCGACAGTTCGAGCGACAGTTCGAGCAACAGGGTCATCCTCGGCATCGACACCTCCTGCGACGACACCGGCGTCGGGCTGGTGCGGGGGCATACGGTCCTCGCCAACGTCGTCGCCTCGCAGACGGCGCTCCACGCGCCCTACGGCGGGGTCATGCCCGAACAGGCGAGCCGTGAGCACCTGGCGGTCATCGACGCGGTCTTGGGGCGGGCACTGGCCGCGGCGGGGCTGGGGCTGGACGAGGTGGACGCGGTCGCCGCGACGCACGGCCCCGGTCTGGTCGGCGCGCTCTTAGTCGGCCTGGGTTACGCCAAGGCGCTCGCCTGGGCGCGCGCTTTGCCCTTCGTCGCCGTGCATCACTTGGAGGGCCACATCGCCTCGAGCCTGGCCGGGGCCGATATCACCCCGCCCTTTCTCTGTCTCATCGCCTCGGGCGGCCACAGCAGCCTCTTTACGGTGCGGGCCTGGGGCGACTACCTCGAGCTCGGCCGCTCGCGCGACGACGCGGCGGGCGAGGCCTTCGACAAGGTGGCGCGGCTCCTCGGCCTCGGCTACCCCGGCGGGCCGGAGCTGAGCCGGCTGGCCGCGGGGGGCGACCCGGCGAGGGTCCCCTTGCCGCTGCCCATGAAGGGCCAAAAGGGCTTCGACTTTTCCTTCAGCGGGCTCAAGACCGCGGTGTCGCTCCTGCTCCAGCGCCAACCGGAGGTGAACAGGGCCGACCTGGCGGCGAGCTTTGAGCATGTCGTGGTCGAAAGCCTCTTCGAGGTGACGCGGCGCGCGGCCGCGGCTCACGGCCACAGCCAACTGGTGGTGGCCGGCGGGGTCGCGGCCAACCGGCGGCTGAGGGAGCGGTTTTCGGAGAGCGGGCTGGCGGTCTTCTTTCCGCCGCTCGAGCTGGCGACCGACAACGGTGCCATGATCGCCTTGGCCGCCCAAGGCAAGCTGGCGGCGGCCCGGACGGAGGGCTGGAAGACGGATGGCTGGGAGCTAGACGCCAGTCCCTACCTGCCGCTCGGTGCGTCTCCCTGACAGCGCCCGCCCGTAGGCGCCGGCGTAGAGCGGCACCACCTTGCCCTCGCAAAATTCCGCCACGGCGTGCGCCCGCGCCGCCTCGGCAAAGGCCTGCTGCCGCTCGGGGTCGCTGAGGAGCCTGATGGCCGCCTCGGCCATGCCGCGCACGTCGCCCATCTCGCAGAGGTAGCCGGTCACGCCGTCCACCACCACCTCGGGAATGCCGCCGGCGCGGCTGGCGACGACCGGCACGCCGCTCGCCATCGCCTCCAGGGCAGCTAGACCAAAGGACTCCTTGGCGCTCGGCAAGAGGAAGAGGTCGCTGATCGCCAGGACGTCCTCGATGCGCAAAAAGGAGCCCAGGAACGACACCCGGCCGCTCACGCCGAGCTCATGGGCGAGCTCGACCGCCCGGGGCCGGTCGGGGCCGTCGCCGATCATGAGCAGCCTCGAGCCGATGCTTTCGGACACCTCGGCGAAGATGCGAATCACGTCCAAGACGCGCTTGACCGGGCGGAAGTTGGAGACGTGCACGAGCAGCTTCTCGTCGGGGTGCGCGTAGCGCAGTCTCAGCTCGCCGGACCCGCCGGGCTTGAAGCGCCGGTGGTCGACGGCGTTGGGAATGACCGTGATGTCGCGTCTTATGCCCATTTCGGCGTGGGTGTAGTCGGCCAGGTGGCGGCTCACCGCCGTGACGGCGTCCGAGCGCTCGATGGCGTACTGGGTGGTGCGCAAGTAGGCGGGCTCCAGGCCGACGAGCGTCACGTCGGTGCCGTGGAGCGTGGTGACGACCGCCGGACGGGGCTGGCGGCGGCACATGTCGCGCGCTAAGATCGCGGCGGTGGCGTGGGGGATGGCGTAGTGCGCGTGAATGACGTCCACGTCGTACTCCTCGATCACCTCGGTGAGCTTCGAGGCCTCGGCCAAGGTCGTCAAGGGCGCATCGAAGAGCGGATAGCTCATGCTCTCGACCTGGTGATAGAAGACCGTGGCCAGGCTCAGGCTCAGTTCCCCGAGGCGGAAGGGCAGGCGGCCGGCGACGAAATGCACGTCGTGACCCTGATGGGCGAAGGCCAGGCCGAGCTCGGTCGCCACCACGCCCGAACCGCCCGCGCCGCCGTGGAGCAAGACGGCGATGTTCATGGCGTTCCGGTCATGGCGTTCCGGTCATGGCGAGAGCTTTGGAAAGGCCGCGGGGCGCGCGGAGGCTGAGGTTTCGAAAGGGATACACGTCGCAGTCTAGGGTGCGGACGCAGCGGCCACCGTTATACAGCTTACTCGTCGTCTGCCTCTCGAGTCTTGATAGCAGCCTCCGCATCCTGCCGGGGGTCGGAATCCAGGTTAAGCGCACGTCAAGACGACCTTCTCCTGACCTCTACCGGGAGCTGCCGAGCGGCGGCGCACTGAAGCCCTCGAGGTGGCTCGCCTTGTCTACGTCGGCGCCGATGCTGGCAAAGGGTGTCTGATAGGTCCGGACGGGCACGCCGGCGAGCGCGCTGACCCTGGCCTCGGCGTCCTCCAGGCTGAGCCGGCCCAGGGCGAACTTTAGCAGCGTTCCCAGACCCACCACGCTGGCGGCGGCCACAGGGTTCTTGCGCATCCGGTAGAAGCGCTCGACGAGCGGCACCAGCGTGGGCACGGCGCCCGGCTTCAGCAAGAAGAAGTTGCCGCCCGTGAACTCGCCCTCCTCGAGCCGCGCATAGGTG from the Deinococcota bacterium genome contains:
- the bshA gene encoding N-acetyl-alpha-D-glucosaminyl L-malate synthase BshA, with protein sequence MNIAVLLHGGAGGSGVVATELGLAFAHQGHDVHFVAGRLPFRLGELSLSLATVFYHQVESMSYPLFDAPLTTLAEASKLTEVIEEYDVDVIHAHYAIPHATAAILARDMCRRQPRPAVVTTLHGTDVTLVGLEPAYLRTTQYAIERSDAVTAVSRHLADYTHAEMGIRRDITVIPNAVDHRRFKPGGSGELRLRYAHPDEKLLVHVSNFRPVKRVLDVIRIFAEVSESIGSRLLMIGDGPDRPRAVELAHELGVSGRVSFLGSFLRIEDVLAISDLFLLPSAKESFGLAALEAMASGVPVVASRAGGIPEVVVDGVTGYLCEMGDVRGMAEAAIRLLSDPERQQAFAEAARAHAVAEFCEGKVVPLYAGAYGRALSGRRTERQVGTGV
- the tsaD gene encoding tRNA (adenosine(37)-N6)-threonylcarbamoyltransferase complex transferase subunit TsaD, producing the protein MLGIDTSCDDTGVGLVRGHTVLANVVASQTALHAPYGGVMPEQASREHLAVIDAVLGRALAAAGLGLDEVDAVAATHGPGLVGALLVGLGYAKALAWARALPFVAVHHLEGHIASSLAGADITPPFLCLIASGGHSSLFTVRAWGDYLELGRSRDDAAGEAFDKVARLLGLGYPGGPELSRLAAGGDPARVPLPLPMKGQKGFDFSFSGLKTAVSLLLQRQPEVNRADLAASFEHVVVESLFEVTRRAAAAHGHSQLVVAGGVAANRRLRERFSESGLAVFFPPLELATDNGAMIALAAQGKLAAARTEGWKTDGWELDASPYLPLGASP